A DNA window from Ctenopharyngodon idella isolate HZGC_01 chromosome 10, HZGC01, whole genome shotgun sequence contains the following coding sequences:
- the setd1ba gene encoding histone-lysine N-methyltransferase SETD1B-A isoform X2: MENSHPICSSGEKRSHHWRSYKLIIDPALKKGSHKLYRYDGLHFNMPNPGMPPVDIVRDPRIGRLWTKYKETDLPVPKFKIDECYIGRVPPKEVTFAKLNDNVREGFLTDMCKKFGDIEEVEILYNPKNKKHLGIAKVVFGTVKAAKDAVQNLHNTSVMGNIIHVELDPKGENRQRYLQRLINGSYTPLTLPVGGEEACEVSPRSLAEALLACEPSRRLLEGSSSAVTGTATPGGTNTPMSLDTAYSSLRQDTPQSQGTPHTPRPSGTPFSQDSSYSSRQGTPAFQPNRAESSGGYKARRHETKFQDAYNRRPERHYVHGTGGAHRGNAEQPPSFKQHQPPEPPSPVFAHTPPPPASANFKTAFSPYQPPMPPVYPHTEPSFHQPVQREVDYRRAPQAPPPPSADFMPVRDRPATPPIPEPPPAPETQPATPPPSTPEPCPSLCTPTQESERNSLDSRIEMLLKPFLNERGDSDAEVRMDGSPISSSSSQLSPIPPQRLSRPSSTGLEDISPTPLPDSDDDEPIPGTASLLTNSRAMSPCNMHSKSSVGEPRTPIDKMDTGHQSSGEDMEISDDEMPGTPITGGDCAKSIVVNSAVSPMQTIPMPPPGFPPLPPPQAGFPLPPPPLPPHSSVPHMAGPPGVGPHPMLHPLAHYPPGMMPIMQVDLMSSLPQWGSVHMSFQMQTQMLSRMAQSQRPYPYPHFISEAAAAAMQFGGPYPPLSMVGAPAGTVGHGQPWPLPNMPKFNPAVPPPGYEPQKEDPHKATVDGVLMVIVKELKAIMKRDLNRKMVEVVAFRAFDEWWDKQERSAKATLTPVKTGEGKEEEKERAKPKETISSSLLENWNKVESLGFEGMGLSIGLRGAIRLPSFKVKRKQPPEPTSTNDNKRVRPSTPVDDELEDEESERTDLRMDGSRTDGSGSSAKRRPARPLELDSEGEEEEETSGKEESSLSDHEEEPVEDASERLSSAKDMEDEEDDEKKSKSDSSESESSDSSDDEASSSSSSKSDSDSSGSDSSSDYESSSEEEEEEEEEEEQAVGIEDEDEDDAQTSSSSSSSSSSSSNEEEDVDVKSPSTPTGPPPEDEPSELSRLEALDKAEIDNKHGMVSSIKPGINDLRPPSPKGLPVDEPDIDLEVNIPLPKAEPNLDDVGSLRPPTPTGSFADGDQDTRPKIPAEDIPRTPGRDGPVPLESEAAIPRSLPTPSMHLPLPPNHALEARSLLPPREALPDMPVRGRLPTEEDIPRTPGRDLMDRPRGLGKSQSTDTVPVTPGSDAPLTGNSLSSPHIPGSPFSYPAQSPVLSAGIPRTPGRDLTFTPAFPDSAALSAGLPIHRKASSESLEEKSLFKEPQLSASPQASLPNNAASSPFPGPPLPAASLQEPALPPQGSSPTSVETSSPAAPKDLPVPMIDVPVPLDATPTKRKPGRPKVKKEPIEASQDSDEPPTPMVASLPPDLPVNDMYPDHHSETFKGEDGDSTAMEEEDNQAQRVIPEVEDRVNYVEEPVQKTRRQRRGWQELLLSMHSPVTSPRRPSFLPRSDFEEMTILYDIWNDGIDEEDIRYLKITYDKMLQQDNGNDWLNDTLWVHHPPTNMGSASGVKKKRKEDGLRDHVTGCARSEGYYKIDKKDKLKYLDSSRLQSEEPDVDTQGKSIPAQPQVSTRAGSERRSEQRRLLSSFSCDSDLLKFNQLKFRKKKIRFCKSHIHDWGLFAMEPIAADEMVIEYVGQNIRQVIADMREKRYEDEGIGSSYMFRVDHDTIIDATKCGNFARFINHSCNPNCYAKVITVESQKKIVIYSRQPINVNEEITYDYKFPIEDEKIPCLCGAENCRGTLN, translated from the exons ATGGAGAACAGCCATCCTATCTGCAGTTCGGGAGAGAAACGAAGTCATCATTGGAGAAGTTACAAGTTGATTATTGACCCAGCGCTGAAAAAGGGATCGCACAAACTGTATCGCTACGATGGACTGCACTTCAACATGCCG aACCCCGGAATGCCACCGGTGGACATCGTCCGAGACCCGAGAATCGGTCGTCTGTGGACTAAGTACAAGGAGACTGATCTCCCGGTTCCTAAATTTAAG ATCGATGAGTGTTATATTGGTCGCGTGCCCCCGAAGGAGGTCACGTTTGCCAAACTCAACGACAACGTCAGAGAGGGATTCCTCACTGACATGTGCAAGAAATTCGGCGATATTGAGGAGGTGGAGATTTTGTACAATCCGAAGAACAAAAAACATCTCGGAATTGCTAAAGTTGTATTCGGAACCGTCAAAGCGGCGAAAGATGCTGTCCAGAACCTGCACAACACGTCTGTCATGGGCAACATCATTCACGTGGAGTTGGACCCTAAAG GTGAAAATCGCCAAAGGTACTTACAGCGTCTGATCAATGGAAGTTATACTCCGCTCACTCTTCCAGTTGGTGGTGAAGAAGCCTGTGAAGTTTCTCCACGCAGCTTGGCTGAAGCCCTGCTG GCATGCGAGCCCTCGCGAAGATTGCTCGAAGGCAGTTCTTCTGCAGTCACGGGCACAGCCACGCCGGGTGGTACCAACACACCCATGTCCCTGGATACGGCCTACTCCAGCCTAAGGCAGGATACGCCACAGTCCCAGGGCACCCCGCACACCCCACGCCCGTCAGGCACCCCGTTCTCTCAGGACTCCAGCTACTCCAGCAGGCAGGGCACGCCGGCGTTCCAACCGAACCGTGCGGAATCCTCGGGAGGCTACAAGGCGCGGAGACATGAAACCAAATTCCAGGACGCCTACAACCGCAGACCAGAAAGACACTACGTCCACGGCACAGGAGGGGCGCACCGTGGCAATGCAGAGCAACCACCCAGTTTTAAGCAACATCAGCCGCCCGAGCCTCCGTCgcctgtttttgctcacacGCCACCGCCACCAGCCAGTGCAAATTTCAAAACTGCTTTCTCTCCTTATCAGCCGCCAATGCCCCCAGTTTACCCTCACACGGAGCCCTCTTTCCACCAGCCTGTTCAGCGGGAAGTGGATTATAGGAGAGCTCCTCAAGCCCCGCCTCCCCCGAGTGCCGACTTCATGCCTGTTAGAGACAGGCCTGCGACTCCGCCAATCCCCGAGCCTCCCCCTGCGCCAGAGACCCAACCAGCTACGCCTCCTCCCTCCACGCCAGAGCCCTGTCCGTCGCTGTGCACCCCCACCCAAGAGTCCGAACGCAACAGCCTGGACTCCCGCATAGAAATGCTCCTTAAGCCCTTCCTGAACGAGCGTGGAGACTCGGACGCTGAGGTGCGCATGGACGGGAGCCCTATCTCCTCATCGTCCTCGCAGCTCTCCCCCATCCCGCCCCAGCGGCTCTCGCGGCCTTCAAGCACCGGCCTGGAGGACATCAGCCCTACCCCGCTTCCTGATTCCGATGATGACGAACCTATCCCTGGTACTGCTTCCCTGTTGACGAACTCAAGGGCCATGTCGCCCTGCAACATGCACAGTAAAAGCAGTGTGGGAGAACCACGGACGCCCATAGACAAAATGGACACG ggCCATCAGTCATCAGGTGAAGACATGGAGATTTCTGATGATGAGATGCCTGGCACACCGATCACAGGCGGGGACTGTGCCAAAAGCATTGTGGTCAACTCTGCGGTGTCTCCGATGCAGACAATTCCCATGCCCCCGCCAGGGTTCCCCCCACTGCCCCCTCCACAAGCGGGCTTCCCTCTGCCGCCGCCTCCTCTTCCACCCCATTCATCCGTTCCGCACATGGCTGGCCCACCTGGAGTGGGTCCCCATCCGATGCTACACCCGTTGGCCCATTACCCCCCTGGCATGATGCCCATTATGCAGGTGGACCTGATGAGCTCCTTACCACAGTGGGGCAGCGTTCACATGTCCTTTCAGATGCAGACTCAGATGCTAAGTCGCATGGCGCAGAGCCAGCGACCGTACCCTTACCCTCACTTCATCAGCGAAGCTGCTGCCGCCGCCATGCAGTTCGGGGGCCCATATCCACCTCTGTCTATGGTTGGTGCCCCTGCAGGCACTGTGGGGCATGGGCAACCCTGGCCCCTACCCAACATGCCCAAGTTCAACCCTGCTGTTCCCCCTCCAGGCTATGAGCCCCAAAAGGAAGACCCACACAAAGCCACCGTGGATGGAGTGCTTATGGTTATTGTCAAAGAGCTGAAGGCCATCATGAAAAGAGATCTCAACCGTAAGATGGTGGAGGTGGTGGCCTTCAGGGCGTTTGATGAGTGGTGGGACAAACAGGAGCGATCGGCTAAG GCTACACTTACACCTGTGAAGACAGGTGAGGGCAAAGAAGAGGAGAAAGAACGGGCAAAACCCAAAGAGACTATATCCTCTAGCTTACTGGAAAACTGGAACAAGGTTGAGAGTCTGGGCTTCGAGGGAATGGGTCTCAGCATCGGACTGCGTGGTGCCATTCGGTTACCGTCCTTCAAG GTTAAAAGGAAACAACCCCCTGAGCCAACATCCACTAATGACAACAAGAGGGTGCGACCATCGACACCTGTCGATGATGAGCTGGAAGATGAGG AATCAGAAAGAACAGATCTTCGCATGGACGGATCAAGAACGGATGGCAGTGGTTCTTCTGCCAAGCGTAGGCCAGCCAGGCCTCTGGAGCTGGACAGCGAAggcgaggaggaggaggaaaccTCCGGTAAAGAGGAGTCATCGCTTTCAGACCATGAAGAGGAACCAGTGGAAGATGCCTCTGAGAGGCTGTCCTCTGCCAAG GATATGGAGGACGAGGAAGATGACGAAAAGAAGAGCAAATCAGACTCCAGCGAGAGTGAATCATCTGACTCATCAGATGACG AAGCTTCTAGCTCATCGTCCTCCAAATCTGATTCTGATTCCTCTGGGAGTGACAGCTCGTCCGACTATGAATCGAGttcggaggaggaagaggaagaagaggaagaagaagagcAGGCAGTGGGAATAGAGGATGAAGACGAAGATGATGCACAAACCTCATCGTCatcttcatcttcctcatcGTCGTCCTCTAATGAAGAAGAGGATGTTGATGTAAAATCCCCCAGTACCCCCACAGGACCACCACCAGAAGATGAACCAAGCGAGTTGAGCAGACTGGAGGCGTTAGACAAGGCAGAGATCGATAACAAACATGGTATGGTGAGCTCAATCAAGCCTGGAATTAATGACCTGCGGCCCCCATCGCCCAAAGGATTGCCAG TTGATGAACCTGACATCGATTTGGAGGTCAATATTCCATTGCCCAAAGCTGAACCTAACCTGGATGATGTCGGTAGCTTGCGGCCACCCACCCCAACAGGTTCGTTTGCAGATGGTGATCAGGACACCCGACCAAAGATCCCTGCAGAAGACATCCCCAGAACCCCTGGTCGTGATGGCCCAGTTCCCCTAGAGTCAGAGGCTGCAATCCCTCGGTCTCTTCCTACACCTTCCATGCACCTTCCACTTCCCCCCAATCATGCCCTTGAAGCACGATCCCTTCTGCCACCCCGTGAAGCATTGCCGGATATGCCTGTCCGTGGGCGGTTGCCTACGGAAGAGGACATCCCACGCACACCGGGGAGAGACCTTATGGACAGGCCCCGGGGTTTGGGCAAGTCTCAGAGCACTGATACGGTTCCTGTCACACCAGGTAGTGACGCTCCACTAACAGGTAATAGCTTGAGCTCGCCGCATATTCCCGGCAGCCCTTTCTCTTACCCTGCTCAATCCCCTGTCCTCAGCGCTGGTATCCCTCGGACTCCGGGTAGAGACCTTACTTTCACCCCAGCTTTCCCTGACTCTGCTGCTTTATCTGCAGGCCTTCCCATTCACAGGAAGGCCTCGTCTGAGAGCTTGGAGGAGAAGTCTCTCTTTAAAGAGCCTCAACTCAGTGCCTCTCCCCAGGCCAGCCTACCTAACAATGCAGCTTCTTCCCCATTCCCTGGTCCTCCCCTTCCTGCTGCTTCACTTCAGGAGCCAGCTCTGCCTCCCCAAGGCTCCTCTCCCACTTCTGTAGAGACTTCCTCTCCTGCTGCTCCAAAAGATCTACCTGTGCCAATGATAGATGTTCCTGTGCCCTTAGATGCTACTCCAACCAAGAGAAAACCAGGACGTCCCAAGGTTAAAAAGGAGCCTATTGAGGCCTCTCAAGACTCTGATGAGCCTCCAACTCCAATGGTGGCCTCCTTACCTCCAGACCTACCAGTAAATGACATGTACCCAGACCACCATTCGGAGACCTTCAAAGGTGAAGATGGTGATTCCACAGCCATGGAGGAAGAGGACAACCAAGCCCAGAGAGTCATACCTGAGGTGGAAGACAGGGTGAATTACGTTGAGGAACCTGTTCAGAAGACGCGCCGACAGAGGCGGGGCTGGCAGGAGTTGTTGTTGTCCATGCACTCCCCTGTAACATCACCGCGCCGCCCCAGCTTCTTGCCCCGTTCAGATTTTGAGGAGATGACCATCTTGTATGACATCTGGAATGATGGCATTGACGAGGAGGACATCCGATACCTTAAGATCACTTACGACAAGATGCTTCAGCAGGACAATGGCAACGACTGGCTCAACGACACCCTCTGGGTCCACCATCCT CCTACCAACATGGGCAGTGCATCAGGGGTGAAGAAGAAGCGGAAAGAGGATGGTCTACGGGACCATGTCACAGGCTGCGCCCGCAGCGAGGGCTACTATAAAATCGACAAGAAAGACAAACTGAAATACCTGGACAGCTCACGCCTGCAGTCTGAAGAGCCTGATGTGGACACTCAG GGGAAGAGTATTCCAGCACAGCCCCAAGTGTCCACTAGGGCAGGTTCAGAACGACGGTCTGAACAGCGCCGCCTGCTGTCGTCCTTCAGCTGCGACAGTGACCTCCTCAAGTTCAACCAGCTCAAG TTCCGTAAAAAGAAGATCCGGTTCTGTAAAAGTCACATTCATGACTGGGGATTGTTCGCCATGGAACCTATTGCCGCTGATGAGATGGTTATCGAATATGTCGGCCAGAATATCCGACAG GTTATTGCAGACATGCGAGAGAAGCGCTATGAGGATGAGGGCATCGGCAGTAGCTACATGTTCCGTGTGGATCACGATACCATTATAGACGCAACCAAATGTGGCAACTTCGCCCGCTTCATCAATCATAGTTGCAAT CCAAACTGTTATGCCAAGGTCATCACTGTGGAATCACAGAAAAAGATCGTCATCTACTCCCGGCAGCCAATAAATGTTAACGAGGAGATCACCTACGACTACAAGTTCCCCATTGAGGACGAGAAAATCCCATGCCTCTGTGGCGCAGAGAACTGCAGGGGAACCTTAAACTAA